The following are encoded in a window of Acidobacteriota bacterium genomic DNA:
- a CDS encoding glycosyl hydrolase, with product MKNLYLAIMALLAVGCSLQHEKKEMDLQQLSQEFVDPPVSSRPGAYWCWLNGDVTKESITRDLEEMKAKGMGRAEIWDVAAMFNPDEAFGVGPEFLGDESVDLIRHALAEGKRLGLSIGMVASSGWNAGGSWVEPHWASKALYISELNISGPQSFFGALPYPAFPARSPKDESGLPVFYKEIAVLAIPNNPEKKIHDLSDIVILNDRYDGMVLNWDVPEGDWNILRAVCSNTGQHLIVPSPNSNGLFIDFLDPKATIKHFEYILGRLGITRENDTESGLDYLEFDSMELDQAIPWTDVMDSIFKAHHNDDIIPYLPAFAGWELPGGNDDFLYQFRKTVSDQLIYSHYTTGRDFLAEFGLDLVAEAGGPGPPIWNSCPVDALKALGHVSIPRGEFWKRYRLNIFLVKQIASASNIYGLNLVDAEAFTTWRRWTDSPYALKKWVDRAFCEGLNMVTIHTFANTRPEHGFPGRSYHAGTDINPTATWWDKAKPFMDYLARCSHILRQGKFAADVLYYYGDKAPNFFPELQGDPGKPRLEGLSHGYDFDVVNTDVILNRLESSKGRLVLPDGMSYSLLVLPDREDIPEEVVRKVEKMMADGANVLIQSPDIASRIGGNAFRNISMDEALNRLSIAKDFTANSLAFDYIHRRGGDVEIYFVTNTTDENVAETSVFRTTNRQVELWDPVTGKQYVMKDAVSKDGKTTINLHLPPYGSCFIVFSPQKRKLETYAGLVEGPATEVEGPWTLTFPEGWGAPASVTLNDLICWTEHEDEGINHFSGTATYSNNLHFTQEVLNGNKNITLDLGEVLDVAEIFINGESAGVLWTHPYSLNIKDYLEQGNNDLRIEITNLWINRLAGDMHLHPEERFTKTNHPFITRDFSNWWADAAFRVQRSGMMGPVTLIKH from the coding sequence ATGAAAAACCTGTATCTGGCCATCATGGCCTTGTTAGCCGTTGGATGTTCATTGCAGCATGAAAAAAAAGAAATGGACCTGCAGCAACTATCTCAAGAATTCGTCGATCCCCCTGTTTCTTCAAGACCCGGAGCTTACTGGTGCTGGCTGAATGGTGATGTCACCAAAGAATCCATCACCCGTGACCTGGAAGAGATGAAAGCCAAAGGGATGGGAAGGGCCGAGATTTGGGATGTCGCCGCCATGTTCAATCCAGACGAAGCCTTCGGGGTGGGGCCTGAGTTTCTGGGTGATGAATCGGTCGATCTGATTCGCCACGCCCTGGCTGAAGGGAAACGCCTGGGGCTCTCCATTGGCATGGTTGCCTCAAGCGGCTGGAACGCAGGCGGTTCATGGGTGGAACCCCACTGGGCATCGAAAGCGCTGTATATTTCGGAACTGAACATTTCCGGACCACAATCCTTCTTCGGTGCATTGCCCTACCCTGCATTTCCTGCACGCAGTCCGAAGGATGAATCCGGACTACCGGTTTTCTACAAAGAAATAGCCGTGCTGGCAATCCCGAACAATCCGGAGAAAAAGATACATGACCTTTCAGATATTGTCATCCTTAACGATCGTTATGATGGGATGGTTTTAAATTGGGATGTGCCTGAAGGCGACTGGAACATACTAAGGGCTGTCTGCTCCAACACAGGACAACACCTCATCGTTCCCAGTCCCAACTCCAATGGACTCTTTATTGACTTTCTCGATCCAAAAGCAACCATAAAGCATTTCGAATATATCCTGGGCCGCCTGGGCATTACCAGGGAGAATGACACTGAATCAGGATTGGACTACCTTGAATTTGACAGCATGGAACTGGATCAGGCAATACCCTGGACTGATGTCATGGACAGCATTTTCAAGGCCCATCACAATGATGACATCATCCCATATTTACCCGCTTTCGCAGGATGGGAATTACCAGGTGGCAATGATGATTTTCTCTATCAATTCAGAAAAACGGTAAGCGATCAACTTATTTATAGTCATTATACCACCGGTCGCGACTTTCTTGCTGAGTTTGGCCTCGACCTGGTTGCCGAGGCGGGAGGACCCGGTCCGCCGATCTGGAACTCCTGTCCGGTCGATGCCCTGAAAGCCCTCGGCCATGTTAGCATCCCGCGTGGTGAGTTCTGGAAACGCTACCGGCTCAATATATTTCTCGTAAAGCAAATTGCCAGTGCTTCAAACATCTACGGACTTAACCTTGTTGATGCTGAGGCCTTTACCACCTGGAGGAGGTGGACAGACTCCCCTTATGCATTGAAGAAATGGGTCGACCGTGCTTTTTGTGAAGGCCTGAACATGGTTACCATCCATACGTTTGCCAACACACGACCGGAGCATGGGTTTCCCGGCAGGTCATATCATGCCGGTACCGACATCAATCCCACGGCAACCTGGTGGGATAAGGCAAAACCATTTATGGATTACCTGGCCAGATGTTCACACATCCTGAGGCAAGGGAAATTCGCTGCTGATGTTTTGTATTATTATGGTGACAAGGCCCCGAACTTTTTTCCGGAATTACAAGGCGATCCCGGCAAGCCCCGGCTGGAAGGCCTCAGTCACGGATATGATTTTGATGTGGTCAATACCGATGTGATCCTCAACCGCCTGGAGTCTTCAAAAGGCAGGTTGGTACTGCCCGACGGCATGAGCTACAGCTTATTGGTGCTTCCCGACAGGGAGGATATCCCCGAAGAAGTGGTGAGAAAAGTTGAAAAGATGATGGCTGACGGGGCCAATGTGTTGATCCAGAGTCCGGATATCGCAAGTAGAATAGGAGGAAATGCATTCCGGAACATCAGCATGGATGAAGCGCTGAATCGTTTATCCATTGCCAAAGACTTCACTGCCAACTCCCTTGCATTCGATTATATCCATCGCAGGGGCGGCGATGTGGAAATCTATTTTGTCACAAATACAACCGATGAAAATGTCGCTGAAACCTCTGTTTTCAGAACAACCAACCGCCAGGTTGAGCTCTGGGACCCGGTAACAGGCAAACAATATGTCATGAAAGACGCCGTCAGTAAGGATGGGAAAACAACCATAAACCTGCATTTACCACCCTATGGCTCCTGCTTTATTGTATTCAGTCCTCAAAAACGGAAGCTCGAAACTTACGCCGGTCTGGTTGAAGGGCCGGCAACAGAGGTTGAAGGCCCCTGGACACTGACCTTCCCGGAAGGTTGGGGAGCCCCTGCATCTGTCACACTCAACGACCTGATTTGCTGGACTGAACATGAAGATGAAGGCATCAACCATTTTTCTGGTACCGCCACCTATTCCAACAATTTGCATTTTACGCAAGAGGTGCTTAACGGCAACAAAAATATCACCCTCGATCTTGGAGAAGTCTTGGATGTAGCAGAAATCTTTATCAATGGTGAATCTGCCGGGGTGCTCTGGACACACCCCTACAGCTTGAATATTAAGGACTATTTAGAGCAAGGAAACAACGACCTCAGGATAGAGATCACCAATCTGTGGATCAACCGCCTGGCCGGAGATATGCATCTGCATCCGGAAGAGAGATTCACCAAAACCAATCATCCCTTTATAACACGTGATTTTTCAAATTGGTGGGCCGATGCGGCATTCAGGGTTCAGCGATCAGGCATGATGGGGCCGGTTACCTTAATCAAACACTAA